CCCAACATAATGATGATAGAAAATAAATGCCACTCTAACTCTTGAAAGCCAATACTGCCGATGTTAAAGAAATATCGCATCACCACATCATAAAAGACATTGACGATCATTAACACCAAAACGATAGATGTTAATCCCCCTATTGCCGTACCAAAGGCATCGAATGCTTTTTCGATTTTTTTAAGCATAGCTCCTTTATCCTTTTTGTTAATCATTAAAAAAACACCAAAAATGCAACTCTACATTTTTGGTGTTATTGTATTTTTGCAGTATTGAGGACGATTAAATTTACTGATTATCTTTAATATATTGATAATCTGCTAATTTGCCCCAGTTACGCGCCTTAGTTTGGTACGCTTGTTGAGACTCGATAATCTCTTTCATCATCGGGCTTTCATTAACCATATCACCAACCAATCGATCATTAATTGCTTTCAGCTCATTCAATACAGCAGGCGGCATGGTTTTAATCTGCACATTTGGTGCTTCCGTCTTCATTTGCGCTAAGAACTCAGCATTCATATGCTGTGTTCTCACTGACATATCATCGGCAGACACACGCATCGCAGTTTTAAGGATTTGCTGTAAATCTGCTGGCAATTTGTCGTAAGCTTTATCGTTCACTAAATAGTGAAGCTCAGCACCTGGCTCATGCCAACCGGTATAGTAATAAGGAGCGATTTTGTGAAAGCCCATCTTAATATCCATTGAAGGACCAACCCACTCTAGCGCATCAATAGTGCCGCGATCTAGTGCGGTGTATAGCTCGCCACCTGGAATGGTAGTCGGAACGGCACCGGTTTCAGCGATAACTTCGCCAGCGAAACCAGGAATACGCATTTTTAGACCTTTAAAGTCATCAACGGTATTGATTTCTTTTTTAAACCAGCCGCCCATCTGCATACCGGTATTACCGCCTGGGAATGCAACGATGTTATGTGGCTTAAATACTTTTTGCATCAGCTCAAGACCACCGCCATAATACATCCAGCCTTGCTGCTCTGTTGATGTCATACCAAACGGCATGGCGGTGAAAGGTATAGTGGCTAAATCTTTGCCTTTATAGTAATAAGTAGCGGTGTGACCCATATCGTATTGACCAGATTTAACTAAATCTAGAATACCTAATGGTGATTTGTGTTTGTTAGAAGGATCGACTTGAATTTTAAGACGACCATTTGACATCTCTTCAGCCATTTTGGCCATGTTTTGCGAGGCATCGATAAATGGCGTTAATGTTGGGCCCCATGTGGCCGCTAACTTAAGCTTATATACTTTATCTGATTGTCCTGAATCGGCACTTCCTGAACCTGCTGTTTCAGAGTTTGAACCACATGCCGTCACTAATAATGTAGTGGCGACCACCAATGTTATTTTCTTTAACAAGATACTGCTCCTTTTTTTATAAAATCCTTAAATACTTTCTTACAGTCTTGTTACAATATTAATAAACACGATAACAAAAACTTACTTATTAGTTGAGTATACACCTATTTTATAAAACTAAAAGTCAAATTTTTCAAAAACATTTCACAATACAACTATTAAGTTAAGATTTTCTATGTTTCAAATATCACTCTGATGACGTTTATTACTGTGTTTATTCAACTTTTTAGAGTATTTTGTGGCTAAAACCATCTTCAATAATTTATTATCTACCCCCTAAGGTCTATCATTTATTAACGAGTAATATATTAAAATAAGTGATACGCTTAAATAAATGACAGACCTTAACTGCCTATAGAGCAATTAAGTGACCTATGAAGCACTTAAGTAAAAGTCATGTATTAATAATAAATTAGTTTGTAAATATGGCTCACTAAAAACCAAATAGACAAAGAACGAAATGGCGATAAAATGATGGGTCAGGTAAAATAGGCAGACATTTTTAGCGAACTGCTAATATATTGCTAGTGCTAACTCGCTGCTGCTACTTATCAGCTCTGCCGTCTTAATTGTTACAAGTCGCTGCGTTTATTGCATTATTTGTGTTTATTGCTATGATGTCAGGTCTACCCTAATATCTCCTACTTAATCGGCTAACTGAGTGACTTATTTATTAATTTATTGATACGGTCAATACTCGATAAACTCTCAATAAGCTCCTATCGCCAGTAATAGCGTTGACCTTATTAACAACCTTGGAAACACATGAATCGTATCCGCTTTACTCAGAGCCGTGGCCGTTATATTAGCGCTGTATCATCATTGATATGTTTATTAATAGTCAGTCAATCTGCTTATGCGAAACCAAATAAATCAATACTAAACCAAGCTAAGCAAAACGCACCTAAAGTCATTACATGTATTGATCGACAGAATTACTATGACAGTTTAGAAGAGCTGGAAATCAAATTTGAAAGCTGTGCGCAACAGGTAACACTCTCATTGGATATCGACCGCAATGACGAGTTATCGTCAAGCTATTTTGATGCATTATATGAACATATATTCGAAGATGAAGGGTTTCAAAATACGATGGCATCGATCGCAGCACGTGAATCATTGCCTATTACCGATCCGTTGTATGATACCGATGACATAGGCCAAGCCTTAGAAGACAGCTTAGTTGGCACTTATAGCTTACCCACTGGTAGTCAATCTCCAGAAGGCGGTCCGGGCTTGGCGCTGCTGCCTAACCGAAAGTATGCTGTATATAGCTTTGGCTATGCTGCAGGCGGTGATTGGAGAATAGTAAAGGGTAAATATTTACACTTGATTCCTTATAGAGTGCCTCAACCATACTATGTATATGGTCGCCATAATAGTGACTTGGGACAGAAATCAAAAATAAGGTTTAACGGTGGCGATTTTAGTGATGCAACTCTGGTAAGCTTCAATGACAAGCCTGCCACACCCACTGAGCTACCTAAGCTAACACCGGTATTTAATGATGGCGCCAATTGTTTTAGTTGGCCCTATGAGGCCGTTTATCCTAATACCTATAAATTTTTAACACTGGCATATAATGCTGATTACAAAAATAAAGGTGATGACGCCATTACGACGTATACCTTTAATAATGAGCAAGGATTTAATCACTTTCATGCGCTCTCGTTTCGCAAAATGAGCGAGCGCAAAACGATGAAATTCATTATAAAAGACGGTGAGCTGTTTGCTTACTCATTTTCAGAATTAGAAAAGCTCTCTAAGTCTGAACTACCAGAGCCAGATACTGAAAATGCTCAGTTTTTCAAGTATATAAGTACCGAGTCAACGATAGCTGACTCATTATTTTACAACCCTGCTGGCAACGAAATACAGCAGTTTGATTTAGACCCTAATAATTATAGTTACGATGATAAGCTAAAGGCGCTGGTAGCCATCAATACCTGCTCGGATGAGAATTGCCCGCCAGCAGATGATTATCACAACTATGATATTTTTTATGAATACAAACGCTTAGACACCATCAGTCAAAATAAAAGCAAGTTTCAGTTACAACCAAAGCCTCTTATCTATAGCGTCTGTCAGGAAGCAGAAAGAATCGATTAGTAGCCAATGGTTCAGCACTAATCGTCTGAAAAACTGTTTATCTAAATTACAGCTAACAGCTGAATTCGGAGCACTAAGTCAACAGGCACTAAGTCAACATTAGTAATAAGAGCACAACGCAGAACCAATCAACACAATTAGCGCAACTGAAACCACTGACAATAAACAACACCCCTTTAACGACGACCATCACTTGAGAATACTAAGGTAAAAATCATGACTTATTCAATCTTTTGCCAAAATCCAAACGATCAGTTAAAAGAACCAATGTTCTTTGGTCAGCCGGTCAACGTAGCACGCTATGACCAGCAAAAGCATCCTATCTTTGAGCAGCTTATTGAAAAACAACTGTCGTTTTTCTGGCGTCCAGAAGAAGTCGATGTGTCAAAAGACCGCATCGATTATTCAAACCTATCTGCGCATGAGCAGCATATTTTTATCAGTAACCTAAAGTATCAAACCCTACTCGACTCTATTCAAGGGCGCAGTCCAAACGTGGTATTGCTGCCATTGGTATCTATTCCTGAGTTAGAGACCTGGATTGAAACCTGGTCATTCTCTGAGACCATCCACTCACGCAGTTATACCCACATCATTCGTAATATTGTCAACGACCCGTCTGTGGTATTTGACGACATTATGGAAAACGAACATATCTTACAGCGTGCTTCAGATATTGCCTTCTACTACGATGATCTGTATCAAAGCTCACAGCTATATAGCCTATTTGGCGAAGGCACGCATACAGTCAATGGCGAAGAAAAATATGTTGATCTTGCCAAGTTAAAAAAACAACTGTATCTGTGCTTAATGGCGGTCAACGTACTTGAAGCCATCCGCTTTTATGTATCATTTGCCTGCTCGTTTGCATTCGCTGAACGTAAGCTGATGGAAGGTAACGCCAAGATTATTAAATTAATTGCACGCGATGAAGCGCTACATTTAACCAGTACGCAACATATGATCAATATCATGGCATCAGGTAAAGATGATCCTGAAATGGCGCAAATTGCCAAAGATTGCTATGACGAAAGTATTGAGATCTTCCGTAAAGCTGCTGAGCAAGAAAAAGAATGGGCTGGCTATTTGTTTAAAGACGGCTCTATGATTGGTCTTAACAAAGATATCTTGTGTCAATACGTTGAGTACATTACCAACTTACGTATGGAAGCGGTTGGCCTGCCAGCCATCTTCCCTGAGTCAAGAACCAACCCAATCCCATGGATTAATACTTGGTTGTCTTCAGATAACGTTCAGGTTGCACCACAAGAGACAGAAATCAGCTCTTACTTAGTGGGACAAATCGATTCAGACTTATCTGACAGTGATTTCGACGACTTTGAACTATAAGGTAAATAGCTTTAATCATTAATATAAGAGGTAATCGTTAATTTCTATGACTTGGGTTTTTACCGCAAAAACACGCTTTTATTTGCACGATGATGAAAGCTTACTTGATGGATTATTGCGTACTGGGCATGATGTTAACTACCAATGTCGTGAGGGTTACTGTGGCAGCTGCCGAGTCACCCTCACCGCCTCCTCTTATCCGGTCACTTATGCTGAGCCGCCACTAGCAATGATTGAGGGTTCTGAAATACTGCCCTGTTGTTGTCAGGTCAAAGGGATGGTTCGACTTAAAGATGTTCATTAGTTAATATCTTTAAGATATAAATCGTATATGAATAAAAAGAACCGCCACTGAATCAGTGGCGGTTCTTTTATTAGGCTAGTTTATCAAGCTTGTGTATTTAGCATAATATTAAACCAATCAGCTTTAAACCAACCCGCTTTCTATGCGCTAACGACCATTACTCAAAATCAGGCTCTGATTCAGGTAAGACTGGATCAACGTCAGGTCTAGCACCATTTTCAAACAGCTCAATCAACTCTTCACGCATGCGCTCACGTTGCTCCTCTGTCAATGGGCTTGACCCTTCTGGTCTGTCAAACAAGCTGGCAGGATCATCATTAACAGCTGGGGCTGGCGTCAGTAATTCACTTTGGCTTGGACGCTCTGCTAGCGTAATGTTGATATTCATGTTTTTAGAATTGCGCTGTACTTGTACTGACAGCACTGTGTTTGGCATCTTGCGGGCCACATGCTGAATAAGACTATTGGCATCGGTCATTTCTACGCCATCGATAGATAAGATGACATCACCAATTTCTAGACCACTCTTAGCAGCCGGACTACCTGGGATAATATTACGCACTACAACCCCAGTAGAGTTATCAATCTTAGTTGGATCTCTTAGCTGTGATAATACTTCAATACCCAACCAACCACGGCTAACTTTACCGTCTTTAATGATGGCATTCATCACTTGCTCGACCAGTGCGGTCGGGATAGCAAAACCAATACCCATAGAGCCGCCTGAGCGTGAGAAGATAACGGTGTTAATACCGACCAATTCACCATAGGCATCAACTAACGCACCGCCTGAGTTGCCTGGGTTGATTGCCGCATCGGTTTGAATAAAGTCTTCAAACGTATTGACGCCTAAGCCGGTACGACCTGTTGCAGAGATGATACCTTGGGTCACAGTCTGGCCAACACCAAATGGGTTACCAATGGCAAGCGCCACATCACCTACTTCAATTGGGTTTTCTCTGAACGCCAAAGCCTCAAGACCCGTCATATCGACTTTGATCACTGCCAAGTCACTGTCAGGATCGGTACCTACCACTTTTGCCACTGCTTTACGCCCATCATTTAGAGCAACCACAATCTCATCGGCTCTAGCAATAACGTGCGCATTGGTGACGATGTAACCA
Above is a window of Psychrobacter sp. FDAARGOS_221 DNA encoding:
- a CDS encoding TRAP transporter substrate-binding protein translates to MLKKITLVVATTLLVTACGSNSETAGSGSADSGQSDKVYKLKLAATWGPTLTPFIDASQNMAKMAEEMSNGRLKIQVDPSNKHKSPLGILDLVKSGQYDMGHTATYYYKGKDLATIPFTAMPFGMTSTEQQGWMYYGGGLELMQKVFKPHNIVAFPGGNTGMQMGGWFKKEINTVDDFKGLKMRIPGFAGEVIAETGAVPTTIPGGELYTALDRGTIDALEWVGPSMDIKMGFHKIAPYYYTGWHEPGAELHYLVNDKAYDKLPADLQQILKTAMRVSADDMSVRTQHMNAEFLAQMKTEAPNVQIKTMPPAVLNELKAINDRLVGDMVNESPMMKEIIESQQAYQTKARNWGKLADYQYIKDNQ
- the nrdB gene encoding class Ia ribonucleoside-diphosphate reductase subunit beta, with protein sequence MTYSIFCQNPNDQLKEPMFFGQPVNVARYDQQKHPIFEQLIEKQLSFFWRPEEVDVSKDRIDYSNLSAHEQHIFISNLKYQTLLDSIQGRSPNVVLLPLVSIPELETWIETWSFSETIHSRSYTHIIRNIVNDPSVVFDDIMENEHILQRASDIAFYYDDLYQSSQLYSLFGEGTHTVNGEEKYVDLAKLKKQLYLCLMAVNVLEAIRFYVSFACSFAFAERKLMEGNAKIIKLIARDEALHLTSTQHMINIMASGKDDPEMAQIAKDCYDESIEIFRKAAEQEKEWAGYLFKDGSMIGLNKDILCQYVEYITNLRMEAVGLPAIFPESRTNPIPWINTWLSSDNVQVAPQETEISSYLVGQIDSDLSDSDFDDFEL
- the yfaE gene encoding class I ribonucleotide reductase maintenance protein YfaE; its protein translation is MTWVFTAKTRFYLHDDESLLDGLLRTGHDVNYQCREGYCGSCRVTLTASSYPVTYAEPPLAMIEGSEILPCCCQVKGMVRLKDVH
- a CDS encoding S1C family serine protease, whose protein sequence is MSASSKSNIIWRILPWLLLLAVLAAFIWVYIDQKASQQATWQPPRSETTSIPLNGDRLSDKPEPVVSYHTAVARAARSVVNIYTTQTVTQNPYMNDPVLRRFYEFHGQAPQAGSETNLGSGVIVSKDGYIVTNAHVIARADEIVVALNDGRKAVAKVVGTDPDSDLAVIKVDMTGLEALAFRENPIEVGDVALAIGNPFGVGQTVTQGIISATGRTGLGVNTFEDFIQTDAAINPGNSGGALVDAYGELVGINTVIFSRSGGSMGIGFAIPTALVEQVMNAIIKDGKVSRGWLGIEVLSQLRDPTKIDNSTGVVVRNIIPGSPAAKSGLEIGDVILSIDGVEMTDANSLIQHVARKMPNTVLSVQVQRNSKNMNINITLAERPSQSELLTPAPAVNDDPASLFDRPEGSSPLTEEQRERMREELIELFENGARPDVDPVLPESEPDFE